In Conger conger chromosome 5, fConCon1.1, whole genome shotgun sequence, the DNA window TTTTACATGGTCCAGCTCACCTCAGAAAATCCAGCTTTGTGATATACTCATCCCCCCTGGAGTCAGTCCCCCATAACGAGAGAGCCATTCCAGTATTTTTTGGGTCTCTCTGCCTCGTAATGAGGGTCCTTCAGTTGACCTTTGTAAGCAGTAACGTGCAATACCATAtcgtttttttcttctcagtcataaatgttttgtaaaacacttggataaaatgctgaaatgtcAAAGATATATTCCTAGAGCTATTTCCAGcgaatattaattaatattaccATATTAATATATTGTGTCATGATATGTAATTATTTGGAGTCAGGTTGCCTACAAAATTAGAACAGAATTATTGCTCATGTACATCCTGTTATTAGCCTATAGCAATGTTGTGATTGGTATCCTGAAGGGTGTTAGTTAGATGTTTGAGAATAAGGTTTGAGAATGGTTTGAAAACCATTGGAACACGGAATAGGTTAAAGACTTCAGAAAACAATAGCAATCCAGTAAATGCAGTTTGCTAGTACAGTTTCTGACAAGAACATGCTACTAACACTGAACAAAAAGGCAACACAATTAATGCTGTCATTTTGTTTAGAAAACATAATTGGTCACAAATAAGTGATGTTACAATATTTGGCTTGGTTTTAGCTTCAGTGTAAATACTTATCTACTGATTTTGTCaggttgtatttcttcttcAAAATCGAAAAGTCCTTTAACTcggcaaagtcagagctgtccgtcatattgctcaggctagccaaggtaggttccgtgatatttgtatgctaacattaCCATTTTGCCTTTAATCTCAGACTTCGGAGTGTTTTTCCCAGAAAATGTATCCCCTCCCTGACAATGAACAAGCTCTGGGGaaagaaattaattaaacaaatggGCCAAACACATTGTAAAGTTTCTCATTAgcaatcatttaaaatattcaaatagcAAAAACAATGGCTGCTGTAGGGGCTTGGAGAGCACTGTGAGTCACACTAAGGCTTGGTTGGACAAGCAAACAGTATATAACAGAACCATCCCCACTGATGCTGCACATTGCAACTGACATCTGGCTGAGAGAAGTTCTGGGAAATCCTGAATACATTTCAGACATGGTTCAGTGGCTCAATTAAtaatttgaaaagaaagaaatgtaataTTGACTTGGAATGCAGGGTCCTTATGGAGAGaccattattattgtaattgaaCTCTGAGGTGAGAGGCGAACATATAAACAGAAGACATTTTCTGATGAAATTTCTGATGAAAATCCTGCTATGCCAGTGATATTTGACATTAGCATCAgtgatatttaatatatatatattcacttAAGTCAGGATATTGGCAGATGCCATGTATATGATATGAATGGTTGCCTGCTCAAAAATCTTTATACTTCCTCAAATAGGTAGGTGTACTGCATCTAttgtaaaacatatttgaaaatataagaCAATGAATTTCAGTGAACCTGCAATGGCTGAAAATGTATACTTCTGTTATGAGTCCGTGAATAATTCTTGTCCAAAGATCATCTATCCACCAATGATACGGAATCTGCTGCATATTGTCTTTgtagttattattgttataacgCTGTGTGGAAACCTCCTTGTCATCATTTCCATTGCTCACTTCAAACAGCTGCACACTCCAACCAACtacctcatcctctctctgGCAGTGACTGATTTGCTTATGGGAGGCATCATCTTGCCTCCTTATATGGTGCAAATTATTGAAACATGTTGGTATTTTGGAGATGTGTTCTGCAAAATCCACTTGAGTGCAGATGGCACGCTGTACACTGCATCAATGCTAAATCTTTGTTTCATTTCCATTGATCGATATTATGCAGTTTGTCGGCCCCTACACTACCAGACTAAGATTACCACTTATACCGCAGGGATAATGGTCCTGATCACTTGGAGTGTGTCTGCCTTTGTTTGGTTTGGGATGGaattcctggcagaggcaattTTGgggaaagattattattatgaaaatgttGCTTGTGTAGGACAATGTGTCATGTTGACTGAAGCAGCAAGTACAATATCTAGCCTTATCTGTTTTTATATGCCTGCGTTAATTATGTTGCTCATGTATCAGAAAATCTTTCATGTTGCGCAGAAGCAAGCCCAGGCTGTTCACAGCATTGCCTGTAgcaatgtgcactctgaaaacagCACATCATCTAGCAAGAAGGAGCGAAAGGCTACAAAGACCCTGGCAATTGTTATGGGGACATTCTTGTTATGCTCTACACCCTTTTATGTGTGTTTTCTAATTAATCCATTCATTAATTATTCCATTCCACCTgttttaattgaaatatttttctctaTTACCTATTTAAATTCAACATGCAATCCTATCATTTATGCTTTCTATTACAGTTGGTTTAGGAAAgcattcaaaattatttttgttggcaaaatatttcaagctcattCCTCAACAGTAAAACTGTCCACAGattgaaatttttatttttgattgatttttgtatttttggatATGTTCAAGTAGAAGATTAACAAAAGGTGAGTTTTTCCAAGAGCACCAGGGGAAAATAAAGCAGTTTGCAAGCTGAAATGCAATTTTCCACAGCAAAAGCATTAGCTTCGTTCTTTTCTCTACTACTATCTCTACTATCTTTACTATCTGTACATCAGAAATAAGTCGAAAGAGGTGAGTTCTGACCTCACCTCCTTAGATTGGAACACATGCTCCCCACCACCCTtcttcaaaaataaacataacaggATGGTTCTCTTATTGGAACGCTTACAAATAATGGTAGGCTACATTTTGGGGTTAATATGGtctcataaataattaaataagtaTAAaccatacagaaataaaattagATTTACCTTAAGTTAAGATTTTTCTTGAATTGTAAAATAATTggttaacaaataaaaataattgtttcagaaATTGACCAATGTTGGCTATTGCACTCATAATCCCCACCAAACAGACCaatgtaataaaacataaaatgagaTTTACCAATAATTATCTTCACTTCCAAAATAATTGGTTAACATACAAGAATAATTGTTTCAGGCCTATGTTGTAGCCCACTTGGAATAATGCAGATGCTTCCTTCCCTCAGTTAAATAGGGTAGGAGATCACAGACACAATtgttacatttttcacaattaCTCAAAGGTAATGCAAAGGTAATGCAATTAAAAGCGGTGAAATGTGACGTCAGAGAACGTACACTTGTCTGCTACAATAAGTCCTGGCTatgccactacacatcacgtatgtattattttgagatgcaatggttagagtgtgggaatttacaaacccgcatattgctgaatatttaaACAAAGTTGCAGTACACAGGGAAGAAATGCACTTCCAGTCATCcgtgccattttccgtaatgaaacaTGTTCcgtaatgaaaaatatttacctCAAAAGAAGCCAATAGCCTATGCttttgtatgtcattttatCATGGTTTACAGTTGCTGTTTTCGCACATGGCATCACCCCTTCCCTGCCAGAGAATAATCACCTTGTTTCAATTTGAACAAAATAGGCCGAATTTGCACTGAGcgaaactcacatattaatgagtaaagattaagaaatcgcagtggtcttattcatctaattcaaaacatttaaaaactattCATATTATATGGCACTATGTGCATTGCAAAGTCAAGATTCTAAGGCTTCTGTCCATATGTTTGCTGCATCagtatggtaaaatctcacaaagttactcatccaaatagaaaggaaagtttaTCTAATCGTGTCGGTGTCGATGTATTAAGGattaaatatgtattaataataatacacagacTAGTAGTGAGGTGAAGTAATAACCATGGGCTCGAAGAGTTCTAAAGAGGCAAGACCCAGAATTTATGGGTcctatgaaaataatgcatgacaGTATGGGTCAGCAACCACACagtgtattatcattttatactgtaaaaataaacgTAAATGGAAATCCGCCTGGGATGTAGTAGATATATGGGGGAAAAAGAAATGGTATTAAGACAAGAAAAGCAGGCTAAGATAAATCTGaagtggtgaaaccaaaataccaacaaaaatatttaaaaaatcagtgTTACCTCCTGTTGTGCATTCCAGCTGCTCTTTTTATCTTAATTTAGCACAGCTCGCCAGCATTCACAAAATTGACTTGGACCGTAACAGTAAGAAGGTGAGAATCATATGTGGGTTGTAAATGgctctagaatcacacaaattCTAAACAGTACTTTTGAACACGTagtaaaaacacacactaacCAAACGAATGACCTTccttcaataaatatttctgtgGTATTcggtcctgccaggtaagtaggcttttcacacctggcctgacccctgCCTACCACTAAGACAAAGCCTTCCACAAATAAATACTtagtgagccatttagaagactgaaacattttttgattCAGGAATTTATTGAAATCTCCCCACAATctacatacaatgaagatgccaGTAGAAAATAGGTGGAAAAAATAGGTGGAAACTGCAAAGGGTTACGGAGTCCATTTGATTTGGAAAATTAGTGACTTACTATGCATAAGTGGGTTGTGTGGTTACAtcgtggtttttttttttgcagttttcagACTTTTCATAGATTGggggatgtctctgtacattatGTAATTTTTGAGTGATTGAAATTGGGTGCAGTGAGAATCAAGGCGATAACAGGTGGATTTTATTGTGAGTAttaattttgtttcagttttgttgGGTATCCAGTTTTGGTTATTGGCACTGAGACACAGGCAAAACCGTTTGTAAATTATTTGAGCAAACTTGCATTGTCCACATGACTGAAGTGGCCTGCTCCATTTTATTCATATGGaatgctgtctgttctgtctctttcactgccccaccccaccccgccacCCACATGCTGAAAGGAATAACAACCTTTTGATTTAAAGTGAGGACATCTAACTGAAATCATTGATTGAAAATCTGAAAGTTGATACACAGATGGTTGTTGAATCCTCATGATTGAAATTTGAAGTTTTAGAAGCAATTCCAGTTGAGTGGAAACCAACATGGCGTGATTTAGTATTGTTACATTGTAAGTTTGGAATATTAATTTGAGGtcacatcagaaaaatgtttgggaaTGTTCTATTTTTGGATGGGTTTTGACAGATTTTACATGGTCCAGCTACCTCAGTAATCCAGCTTTGAGATAtactcatcccccccccccagagtcaGTCCCCCATAACAAGAGAACCATTCTAGTACGTGCCGAATATTTTTGGGCTCTCTCTGCCTTGTAATGAAGGGCCCTTCAGTTGACCTTTGTAAGCAGAAACTTACAATACCATATAGTTTTTTCTTCTCGGGTCATAAATGTTTTGTCAAACACTTGgataaaatgctgaaatgtcatatatatatattcctagAGCTATTTTATTTGCTAATTGTTTTCCAGTGAACAATCCTGTTACCGTATTAAAATATTGTGTCATGATATGTAATTATTTGGAGTCAGGTTGCCTACAATATTAGAACAGCATTATTGCTCATGTGCATCCTGTTATTAGCCTATAGCAATGTTGTGATCGGTATCCTGAAGGCTGTTAGTTAGAGGTTTGGGACTAAGGTTTGAGAATGGTTTTAAAACCATGTGGAACCCCAAATAGGTTAAAGACTTCAGAAAACAATAGCAATCCAGTAAATGTGtcacggcggggaggacagaggaaccagaagcagacaggggtgcagaaaaaatggcaggtttaattgcaaatgcaggagcagacagagcggagtcaaaaaacaggccaaggtcaaaagccagggggtcagtccaacaaggcagaggtaccgaTATCCACAATAACCAAAGAAGAGtacagggaagcaggcaggggtcaaaaccggaatcgagataaacaagggcaagggcaaggactcaggaacaagggcaagggcttggGGGGGTCTCGGAGGGAAGGGAAGGAGCTCGGGGGGTTCTCAGGGGGAACAAAGGGAGCTTGGGGATTCTCGGAGGGAACAAAGTGAGCTCGGGGCTTTTCGGAGGGAACAAAGTGAgctcgggggtggggggtctcgGGGGGAACGAAGGGAGCTCGGGGGCTTCTCGGAGGGCACGAAGGGAGCTTGGGGGGGGTGGACTCGGAGGGAAGGAATggagcttggggggggggggggttcagagggaagggagggagctCGGGGGCTTCTCGGAAGGAACGAAGGGAGCTCGGGCAGACTGGGCCCAGAACCCGGAGACGGGCAGTCCTCGGGAAGGCGGGGCTCGGAACCCAGAGACGGGCAGTCCGcaggcagacggggctcggaacacagagaacacagcggggaggacagaggaaccagaagcagacagagGTGCAGGGGTGCAGACAGGGGTTCAGACAGGTGTGCAGAAAAAATGGCTGGTTTAATTGCAAATGCAGGAGCAGACAGAacggagtcaaaaaacataCCAAGGTCAAAagccagggggtcagtccaacaaggcagaggtaccgaTATCCACAATAACCAAAGAAGAGtacagggaagcaggcaggggtcaaaaccggaatccagaaacaagggcaagggcaaggactcaagggcaagggcaaggactcaagggcaaggactcaggggcaagggcaagggcaaggaaacaaggaggctagaactgggggaaggaatcaagggctcgggggaaggaatcaagggctcaggacaagaaaacaggacaagacgaactagcagcgtgcaactgacaggtataaatacacaggagaatgagacaaactatgcggggcatgggagtgagggcggtctcacaaataaacatcaggtgagacacatgacagggtaataggacaataacgagggggaaacgaaacgcggactggattcacaaagacacacatgtaatacaaacggctccggactagagagtagacaattgcagagaatcaggagatgcagagataaggagagacaggtgcgaatacttcgctgaaactaagcaagtaatcagtgatagaatagggaggcggagttacagaacagaattgaaactggagatgcgttagtaagttagttaagtgatttaaattacaaatacccaaaactagtgaatgttagtttgttagtttgacaaacattagtgtgttagtataattagtattgtacaaattctatgttagttgggattagtatattagtgctatgtacaaacatgaaatggagagaaagcaggaagtaaggaatgcaagattggaaggaaggtagaaccccggaactaccgtaaacacccgaatagtggggcatgcagacaagggagtgactgggctagtaaacattcagactcagacatcacaggggaagacgagtgcaaagactaatgactataaacagaacaccagacatgaatatgaaaaataataaataacaagaataacaataataaacaaagatAAATTAAcagaggacagaacacaggaacataacaaaatgcAGTTTGCTTGTACGGTTTCTGACAAGAACATGCTACTAACACTTAATAAAAAGGCAACCCATTTAATGCTGTCACTTTTAGCTTCAGTGTAAATACTTATCTACTGATTTTGtcaggttgtatttcttcgtcaaaatcGAAAAGTTCTTTAACTcggcaaagtcagagctgtccgtcatattgctcaggctagccaaggtaggttccgtgatatttgtatgctaacattaCCATTTTTCCTTTAATCTCAGACTTCTGAGTGTTTTTCCCAGAAAATGTATCCCCTCCCTGACAATGAACAAGCTCTGGGGaaagaaattaattaaacaaatggGCCAAACACATTGTAAAGTTTCTCATTAGCAatcattcaaaatatttaaatagcaAAAACAATGGCTGCTGTAGGGGCTTGGAGAGCACTGTGAGTCACACTAAGGCTTGGTTGGACAAGGGAACAGAACCATCCCCACTGATGCTGCACCTTACAACTAGACACCTGACTGAGAGAAGTCCTGGGAAATCTTGAATATATTTCAGACATGGTTCAGTGGCTCAATTAATaattggaaaagaaagaaatgtaataTTGACTTGGAATGCAGGGTCCTAATGGAGACACCATTATTATTGTAAGTTAACTCTGAGGTGAGAGGCggacatactgtataaacagaAGACATTTTCTGATTAAATTTCTGATGAAAATCCTGCTATGCCAGTGATATTTGACATTAGCATCAGtgatatttattaatatatatattcactGAAGTCAGGATATTGGCAGATGCCATGTATATGATATGAACGGTTGCCTGCTAAAAAATCTTTATACTTCCTCAAATAGGTAGGTGTACTGCATCTATTGTAAAacattatatttgaaaatataagaCAATGAATTTCAGTGAACCTGCAATGACTGAAGATTTATACTTCTGTTATGAGTCCATGAATAATTCTTGCCCAAAGATCATCTATCCACCAATGATACGGATTCTGCTGCATATTTTCTTTGCAGTCATTATTGTTATAACTTTGTGTGGAAACCTCCTTGTCATCATTTCCATTGCTCACTTCAAACAGCTGCACACTCCAACCAACtacctcatcctctctctgGCAGTGACTGACTTCCTTATGGGAAGCTTCATCTTGCCTCCTTATATGGTGCAAATTATTGAAACATGCTGGTATTTTGGAGATGTGTTCTGCAAAATCCACTTGAGTTTAGATGGCACGCTGTACACTGCATCAATGCTAAatctttcttttatttccaTTGATCGATATTATGCAGTTTGTCGGCCCCTACACTACCAGACTAAGATTACCACTTATACTGCAGGGATAATGGTCCTGATCACTTGGAGTGTGTCTGCCTTTGTTTGGTTTGGGATGGaattcctggcagaggcaattTTGgggaaagattattattatgaaaatgttGCTTGTGTAGGACAATGTGTCATGTTGACTGAAGCAGCAAGTACAATATCTAGCCTTATCTGTTTTTATATGCCTGCGTTAATTATGTTGCTCATGTATCAGAAAATCTTTCATGTTGCGCAGAAGCAAGCCCAGGCTGTTCACAGCATTGCCTGTAgcaatgtgcactctgaaaacagCACATCATCTAGCAAGAAGGAGCGAAAGGCTACAAAGACCCTGGCAATTGTTATGGGGACATTCTTGTTATGCTCTACACCCTTTTATGTGTGTTGCCTACTTAATCCATTCATTAATTATTCCATTCCACCTgttttaattgaaatatttttctgtattaCCTATTTAAATTCAACATGCAATCCTATCATTTATGCTTTCTATTACAGTTGGTTTAGGAAAgcattcaaaattatttttgttggcaaaatatttcaagctcattCCTCAACAGTAAAACTGTCCACAGATTGAAATTTAaatttctgattgatttttgtttatttgtatatgCTCAAGTGGAAGATAAAGAAAAAGTGAGTTTTTCCAAGAGCACCAGGGAAAAAATAAAGCAGTTTGTGAGctgaaatgcaaaaaagcattatctttgttgttttctctactACTATCTCTACTATCTACTATCAGTACATCAGAAATCAGTCGAAAGAGGTGAGTTCTGACCTCACCTCCTTAGATTGGAACACATGCTCCCCACCACccttctttaaaaataaacataacaggATGGTTCTCTTATTGGAAAGCTTACATATAATGTGGTAACAGAGCTGAAAACAACAAGAAACTTTAACTCAGGACAATAAATTGGAGGTAGGTAATACGGtctcataaataattaaataagtaTAAactgtacagaaataaaattagATTCACCTAAAGTTAAGTTTTTTCTTGAATTGTAAAATAACTggttaacaaataaaaataattgtttcacaaATTGACCAATGTTGACTGTTTCACTCATAATCCCCACCAAACAGACCAATTATCTTCACTTCCAAAATAATTGGTTAACATACAAGAATAGTTGTTTCACAAATAGGCCTATGTTGTAGCCCACTTGGAATAATGCAGATGCTTCCTTCCCTCAGTTAAATAGGGTAGGAGATCACAGACACAATTGTAACATTTTTCACTTCTTACTTAATTACTCAAGGGTAATGCAATTAAAAGCTGTGAAATGTGACTTCAGAGAGTGTACACTTGTCACACATTGTTTGAGGTGATCACAGATGGCTGATGGACAatttaaacaaacgtaaaacgtCCGATGTTACAATTGTAGAGTAGGCGTACAATATGTGCCACAATTGTAACTACAAgaaatatctgcattattttccagGACAAAAACACTTGGTTCAAATGAGTTCAAATTGTGTATGTTTAAACCAGCAACCAGTTAGGAATGCTGTTTATTTTCAACTGGGTCAGAAGCGGAATACCCCgtgtcccctctcccccaaGCACGGCTACAGAAGTTTTAAAGATAAAAGTAAAATCACTTTTACTTCCCGATTTCAACAACCATACATAAAGGTGTGAGAACATTATTAACTCAGCATCAAAGC includes these proteins:
- the LOC133128255 gene encoding trace amine-associated receptor 1-like, encoding MAENVYFCYESVNNSCPKIIYPPMIRNLLHIVFVVIIVITLCGNLLVIISIAHFKQLHTPTNYLILSLAVTDLLMGGIILPPYMVQIIETCWYFGDVFCKIHLSADGTLYTASMLNLCFISIDRYYAVCRPLHYQTKITTYTAGIMVLITWSVSAFVWFGMEFLAEAILGKDYYYENVACVGQCVMLTEAASTISSLICFYMPALIMLLMYQKIFHVAQKQAQAVHSIACSNVHSENSTSSSKKERKATKTLAIVMGTFLLCSTPFYVCFLINPFINYSIPPVLIEIFFSITYLNSTCNPIIYAFYYSWFRKAFKIIFVGKIFQAHSSTVKLSTD
- the LOC133128256 gene encoding trace amine-associated receptor 1-like: MTEDLYFCYESMNNSCPKIIYPPMIRILLHIFFAVIIVITLCGNLLVIISIAHFKQLHTPTNYLILSLAVTDFLMGSFILPPYMVQIIETCWYFGDVFCKIHLSLDGTLYTASMLNLSFISIDRYYAVCRPLHYQTKITTYTAGIMVLITWSVSAFVWFGMEFLAEAILGKDYYYENVACVGQCVMLTEAASTISSLICFYMPALIMLLMYQKIFHVAQKQAQAVHSIACSNVHSENSTSSSKKERKATKTLAIVMGTFLLCSTPFYVCCLLNPFINYSIPPVLIEIFFCITYLNSTCNPIIYAFYYSWFRKAFKIIFVGKIFQAHSSTVKLSTD